A stretch of the Bradyrhizobium arachidis genome encodes the following:
- a CDS encoding TAXI family TRAP transporter solute-binding subunit, which yields MKPGLKRMFGRSMTGGTDRTDIPTPTSPRSAARKTMLASLALVLAVIGTLVGGYYFAMRPVTLKIAVGPANSDDVKVVQTLTQAFAQSKGYVRLRPIQTDGATASAQALAENKVDLAIVRGDVDVPKNAQAVATLRKNVVVLWVPPPGKGKKKGPKITKIAQLAGHRVGVVGRTQANVNLLKVILQQYGVDPAKVEIVQFPANEAAEMIRGQKADAYLAAGPVNSKITADAIAASTKDGGVPTFLAIDSADAIAQNHPVYESAEIPAGTYGGAPDRPDDEVKTISFAHHIVARKGLSETTVAMFTRQLFAVRQQLVTEFPLAAKIETPDTDKDAVIPVHPGAAAFVDGEEKTFLDKYSDYIWWGLMALSAMGSIGAWFAGYLKKDERDNNSHLRERLMDMIVAARKSETAEELDQMQTEADDILRDTLRCFDHGAIEEGGLTAFNIALDQFHAAVADRKAVLLSLPQNLQRAGAQFRAAGNA from the coding sequence CGCTCGTGCTCGCCGTCATCGGCACGCTCGTCGGCGGCTATTACTTTGCGATGCGTCCGGTGACGCTGAAGATCGCGGTCGGCCCGGCCAACAGCGATGACGTCAAGGTCGTGCAGACGCTAACCCAGGCCTTCGCGCAGAGCAAAGGCTATGTACGGCTGCGCCCGATCCAGACCGACGGCGCGACCGCCAGCGCCCAGGCGCTCGCGGAAAACAAGGTCGATCTCGCCATCGTGCGCGGCGACGTCGACGTTCCCAAGAACGCGCAGGCCGTCGCCACGCTGCGCAAGAACGTCGTCGTGCTCTGGGTGCCGCCGCCCGGCAAGGGCAAGAAGAAGGGTCCCAAGATCACCAAGATCGCGCAGCTCGCCGGCCATCGCGTCGGCGTGGTCGGTCGCACGCAGGCCAACGTCAACCTGCTGAAGGTGATCCTGCAACAATATGGCGTCGATCCCGCCAAGGTGGAGATCGTGCAATTCCCGGCGAACGAAGCCGCGGAGATGATCCGCGGCCAGAAGGCCGATGCCTATCTCGCCGCCGGCCCCGTCAACAGCAAGATCACCGCCGACGCCATTGCAGCCTCGACCAAGGACGGCGGCGTTCCGACCTTCCTTGCGATCGACTCGGCAGATGCGATCGCGCAGAACCATCCGGTGTACGAGTCGGCCGAGATCCCCGCCGGCACCTATGGCGGCGCGCCCGACCGCCCCGACGATGAGGTCAAGACGATCAGCTTCGCGCACCACATCGTCGCGCGCAAAGGCCTGTCGGAAACCACGGTTGCGATGTTCACCCGGCAGCTCTTCGCCGTGCGCCAGCAATTGGTGACGGAGTTCCCGCTGGCCGCGAAGATCGAAACGCCTGACACCGACAAGGACGCCGTGATTCCCGTGCATCCGGGCGCCGCCGCCTTCGTCGACGGCGAAGAAAAGACCTTCCTCGACAAATACAGCGATTACATCTGGTGGGGCCTGATGGCGCTCTCCGCCATGGGCTCGATCGGCGCGTGGTTCGCGGGCTATCTGAAGAAGGACGAGCGCGACAACAACAGCCATCTGCGCGAACGGCTGATGGACATGATCGTCGCGGCCAGGAAGAGCGAGACGGCCGAAGAGCTCGACCAGATGCAGACCGAGGCCGACGACATCCTGCGCGACACGCTGCGCTGCTTCGATCACGGCGCGATCGAGGAAGGCGGCCTCACGGCATTCAACATCGCGCTCGATCAATTCCATGCGGCGGTTGCCGACCGCAAGGCAGTGCTCTTGAGCCTGCCGCAAAACCTGCAGCGCGCCGGCGCGCAATTTCGCGCGGCAGGTAACGCATAA